The following proteins come from a genomic window of Maribacter sp. HTCC2170:
- a CDS encoding phosphatase PAP2 family protein: MRNILILSILFSFPGLQGQDSLNIDTPSTWKMLKYDTGNMFKGVGYAYSRPFHWKRQQWGNAALVSAGAGGLFLVDYETSDFLRERKDNVPQFIREYGEFIGNPENNYIMTAGVYFSGLITKNEKLRRTGVLLVSSASATGFLQQIMKSVVGRARPLSDHSKATFDPFNKSRNYHSFPSGHAMMAFTNAYAIGKQFKNPWVKGGIYTIGLVPGISRVWDGQHWLSDVAVSIAISIFTVEAIDRYLDNRYHTKYNQGSKQVQWSLSLGPGRFGIIGTF, encoded by the coding sequence ATGAGAAATATCCTTATTCTTTCTATTCTATTTTCATTCCCGGGCCTGCAAGGACAAGATTCATTGAACATTGACACCCCATCCACTTGGAAAATGCTAAAATATGATACTGGTAATATGTTCAAGGGTGTCGGTTATGCATATAGTCGCCCTTTTCATTGGAAACGTCAGCAATGGGGAAATGCTGCACTAGTTTCGGCAGGGGCCGGAGGTTTATTTTTAGTTGATTATGAAACCTCTGATTTTTTAAGGGAGCGAAAAGACAATGTGCCACAGTTCATTCGTGAATATGGTGAATTTATAGGTAATCCTGAGAATAATTATATTATGACAGCTGGAGTATATTTTAGTGGTTTGATCACTAAAAATGAGAAATTAAGAAGAACAGGTGTCCTACTGGTTTCTTCAGCTTCTGCAACTGGGTTCTTACAACAAATAATGAAATCTGTAGTGGGCAGGGCCCGCCCATTGAGTGACCACTCCAAAGCCACTTTTGATCCTTTCAACAAAAGTAGAAATTACCATTCGTTCCCATCGGGCCATGCTATGATGGCTTTTACCAATGCGTATGCCATTGGTAAACAATTTAAAAACCCTTGGGTAAAAGGAGGTATCTACACAATTGGTTTAGTTCCAGGTATATCGAGGGTCTGGGATGGCCAACATTGGCTGAGCGATGTTGCCGTTAGCATTGCCATCAGTATTTTTACAGTAGAAGCTATTGATCGTTATTTGGATAATAGGTACCATACTAAATACAACCAAGGTTCAAAACAAGTTCAATGGAGCCTAAGCCTTGGACCTGGTCGATTTGGTATTATAGGCACCTTTTAA
- a CDS encoding Tex family protein, with amino-acid sequence MQLIPYLIEHTQLPEKGVKNTVELLNEDCTVPFISRYRKERTGNLDEVQIGSIVTFKNQFEALEKRKKAIIKALEEQEVITNELREKINRTGDLTVLEDLYLPYKKSKKTKAETARKNGLEPLAKIIMAQRNDEIEYEASKYLNDAVPNEDDALEGARHIIAEWINERADVRNQIRYQLERFAQLTTKVISTKKEEEKAQKYRDYFDWNESLSRCPSHRLLAILRAENESFIRVKIEIDKDRAIQKIEDRIIKSNNACSTQIKLAVQDAYKRLLFPSLSNENLKKTKEKADDQAIQVFSKNLKQLLLGSPLGEKRILAIDPGFRTGCKVVCLSAQGDLEHNETIYPHAPKNDSKGAIKKISSLTDSYKIEAIAIGNGTASRETEHLIKRIQFRKPIEVFVVSEAGASIYSASKIAREEFPNYDVTVRGAVSIGRRLADPLAELVKIDPKSIGVGQYQHDVDQNKLKTSLDTVVESCVNSVGVNINTASVPLLSYVSGIGPKLAENILSYRNENGAFENRKDITKVPRLGGKAFEQGAAFLRIKQPKNPLDDSAVHPESYNIVEKMAKDLGKGVSELIGNKQLLQGIDLNNYCTENVGLFTLKDIIQELEKPGLDTREKAKVFTFNQNIKSIADLHEGQLLPGIVNNITNFGCFVDIGIKESGLIHVSNLADAFVKDVNEHVSLHQQIIVKVLDIDVPRKRIQLKLHT; translated from the coding sequence TTGCAACTCATCCCCTATTTAATAGAACACACCCAACTTCCCGAAAAAGGAGTTAAAAACACGGTGGAACTTCTTAACGAAGATTGTACAGTACCGTTCATTTCCCGTTATCGTAAAGAGCGGACTGGTAATCTGGATGAAGTTCAAATTGGAAGCATTGTGACCTTCAAGAATCAGTTCGAAGCTCTCGAAAAAAGAAAAAAAGCCATAATCAAGGCTTTGGAAGAGCAAGAGGTCATAACCAATGAGCTTCGTGAAAAGATAAATAGGACAGGAGATTTGACTGTTCTTGAAGATCTTTATCTCCCTTACAAAAAGAGTAAAAAGACGAAAGCTGAAACCGCTCGAAAAAATGGACTGGAGCCCTTGGCAAAAATCATTATGGCACAACGTAATGATGAGATTGAATATGAGGCTTCAAAATATTTAAACGATGCAGTTCCTAATGAAGATGATGCCCTTGAAGGAGCCCGGCATATTATCGCCGAATGGATCAATGAACGAGCTGATGTTCGCAATCAAATACGTTACCAATTGGAGCGGTTTGCACAACTCACGACTAAAGTAATCTCAACAAAAAAAGAGGAGGAAAAAGCCCAAAAATATAGGGACTATTTTGACTGGAATGAATCGTTGAGTAGATGCCCATCACATCGTTTATTGGCTATTCTTAGGGCTGAAAACGAAAGCTTCATTCGTGTTAAAATCGAAATTGATAAAGATCGAGCGATTCAGAAAATAGAAGACCGTATCATTAAAAGCAACAATGCTTGTTCTACCCAAATAAAGCTTGCTGTTCAGGATGCGTATAAACGTCTTTTGTTTCCATCCCTCTCCAACGAAAACCTAAAAAAGACCAAAGAAAAGGCTGATGATCAGGCCATTCAAGTATTCTCGAAAAACTTAAAACAACTATTATTAGGATCTCCTTTAGGGGAAAAGCGGATCTTGGCCATTGACCCAGGATTTAGAACAGGTTGCAAAGTTGTTTGTTTAAGCGCTCAGGGCGATTTGGAACATAATGAAACCATATATCCGCATGCTCCAAAGAATGATAGTAAAGGTGCCATTAAAAAAATAAGCTCGCTTACAGATTCCTATAAAATAGAGGCTATTGCCATTGGTAATGGTACGGCTTCCCGAGAAACTGAGCATCTTATAAAACGAATTCAGTTCAGAAAGCCCATTGAGGTTTTTGTCGTAAGTGAAGCTGGTGCATCAATATATTCTGCCTCAAAAATAGCTCGCGAAGAGTTTCCAAATTACGATGTCACCGTTCGTGGGGCAGTATCAATTGGCAGAAGGTTGGCTGATCCCCTTGCAGAACTAGTTAAAATTGATCCAAAATCAATCGGGGTAGGCCAATACCAACATGATGTGGATCAGAACAAACTCAAAACATCTTTGGATACGGTTGTTGAAAGTTGTGTTAATTCGGTTGGTGTAAATATAAATACAGCCAGTGTTCCTTTATTAAGTTATGTTTCGGGCATAGGCCCCAAGCTTGCTGAGAATATCCTTTCCTATAGAAATGAAAATGGGGCGTTTGAAAATAGAAAAGATATTACGAAAGTTCCACGTTTGGGCGGGAAAGCTTTTGAGCAAGGAGCGGCATTTTTACGAATTAAGCAACCTAAGAATCCTTTAGATGATTCAGCGGTTCATCCAGAAAGTTACAATATTGTTGAAAAAATGGCCAAAGACCTTGGCAAGGGTGTTTCAGAATTGATTGGGAACAAACAACTGCTGCAAGGAATTGATTTGAACAACTATTGTACCGAAAATGTTGGCCTTTTCACCTTAAAAGATATTATTCAGGAACTAGAAAAACCCGGTTTAGACACCCGTGAGAAAGCTAAGGTCTTTACTTTTAATCAAAATATAAAATCGATTGCTGACCTTCATGAAGGACAACTACTCCCAGGAATCGTGAACAATATCACCAACTTTGGGTGTTTTGTAGACATAGGAATTAAAGAAAGTGGACTAATTCACGTTTCAAACCTTGCTGATGCTTTTGTGAAAGATGTGAACGAACATGTAAGCTTGCATCAACAGATTATCGTTAAAGTACTTGACATTGATGTGCCTAGAAAGCGCATCCAACTAAAACTTCATACTTAG
- a CDS encoding single-stranded DNA-binding protein, with translation MNALRNKVQLIGNLGNDPEIVNLDGGNKLAKFSIATNESYKNAQGEKVTDTQWHNVVAWGKTAEIVENYLNKGNEVAIEGKLTHRSYETKEGEKRYITEVRCNELLMLGK, from the coding sequence ATGAACGCACTTAGAAACAAAGTACAGTTGATTGGAAACTTAGGGAATGACCCTGAAATAGTAAACTTGGATGGTGGAAATAAACTTGCCAAGTTTTCAATTGCCACAAATGAGTCTTACAAAAATGCCCAAGGCGAAAAAGTTACAGATACCCAATGGCATAATGTAGTTGCATGGGGTAAAACAGCTGAGATTGTAGAGAACTATTTAAACAAAGGAAATGAGGTTGCCATTGAAGGGAAATTAACCCATCGCTCTTATGAAACCAAAGAAGGTGAAAAAAGATATATAACTGAGGTTAGGTGCAATGAACTGCTCATGTTAGGGAAGTAA
- a CDS encoding serine hydrolase domain-containing protein, which translates to MKHFLFLVGFLFYCSTFAQTTSVKFSPPLTEATPESVGISSERLARIDNMLNKAVSNSDLPGIVALVARNGKIVFHNSYGMADNASKTKMEKDAIFRIASQTKAITSTAVMILWEEGKFRLDDPISKYVPEFGEAQILDTFSEQDSTYTTKPAEDQITIRDLITHTSGIGYGVIDGDARFKKIYAKAGITDLFTTENISIAESVKKLAKLPLHHNPGEKFTYSEGLDVLGYFIEVVSGMPFDKFLKTKIFDPLEMKDTCFYLPKNKHDRLVSVQQKVEGKWKKYPITFYDTDYPKTGAMRFFSGGAGLSSTAKDYATFLQMYLNNGEFNGKRILSRTTVQSIMGNQIGDIWAGGNKHYGLAFAVVTKVGQAAGGEGSKGTFDWGGYFNTQYFADPKEKIIGVLMKQTQGRVDDQTAWKFRQMVGAAVDD; encoded by the coding sequence ATGAAACATTTCCTTTTTTTAGTTGGGTTCCTATTCTATTGTTCAACTTTTGCACAAACCACATCGGTAAAATTCTCTCCCCCACTTACAGAAGCAACACCGGAAAGTGTTGGAATATCTTCCGAACGTTTAGCTCGGATTGATAATATGCTGAACAAAGCAGTTTCGAATTCAGACCTACCAGGTATTGTAGCCTTGGTTGCCAGAAATGGTAAAATCGTTTTTCATAATTCATACGGAATGGCAGATAATGCATCCAAAACGAAAATGGAAAAAGATGCGATTTTCAGAATTGCCTCTCAGACCAAAGCAATCACCTCTACTGCTGTGATGATCCTATGGGAAGAAGGAAAGTTTAGATTGGACGATCCCATTTCAAAATACGTTCCTGAATTTGGGGAAGCTCAAATATTGGACACTTTCAGCGAACAAGACTCTACCTATACCACCAAACCTGCTGAAGATCAAATAACGATTCGAGATCTGATTACCCATACTTCTGGAATAGGGTATGGGGTAATTGACGGTGATGCACGTTTCAAAAAAATCTATGCCAAGGCTGGCATTACAGACTTATTTACCACTGAGAATATTAGTATTGCCGAGAGCGTAAAAAAACTTGCTAAATTGCCCTTGCACCATAATCCGGGGGAGAAATTCACTTATAGTGAAGGTTTGGATGTTCTAGGGTATTTTATTGAAGTAGTATCGGGAATGCCTTTTGACAAATTCTTGAAAACGAAGATTTTCGACCCTTTGGAAATGAAAGATACTTGCTTCTATCTACCAAAAAACAAACATGATCGCCTCGTATCCGTTCAACAAAAAGTTGAGGGCAAATGGAAAAAATATCCAATCACTTTTTATGATACCGATTATCCTAAAACTGGAGCAATGCGTTTTTTCTCTGGTGGAGCGGGACTGTCCAGTACGGCAAAAGACTATGCCACTTTTTTACAAATGTATTTGAACAATGGCGAGTTCAATGGTAAACGTATTTTAAGTCGAACAACGGTGCAAAGCATAATGGGTAATCAGATTGGGGACATTTGGGCCGGTGGCAACAAACATTACGGCCTTGCCTTTGCCGTTGTTACCAAAGTTGGACAGGCAGCTGGAGGAGAAGGCAGTAAGGGAACCTTTGACTGGGGTGGTTATTTCAATACCCAATATTTTGCCGATCCAAAAGAAAAAATCATTGGAGTTCTTATGAAACAAACCCAAGGACGTGTTGATGATCAAACAGCATGGAAATTTAGACAAATGGTTGGTGCCGCTGTTGATGATTGA
- the metG gene encoding methionine--tRNA ligase — protein MATEIKSPARYTITAALPYTNGPIHIGHLAGVYVPADIYARYQRLIGKDVAFVCGSDEHGVAISMKAKKEGITPKDVIDKYHAIIKKSFVDFGITFDNYSRTSAKIHHKTASDFFVKLHEQGDFIEETTAQLYDEEAQQFLADRFVIGTCPKCGNEEAYGDQCENCGSSLNATDLINPKSTITGAIPTLKETKHWFLPLDRYEDFLKEWILKGHKKDWKPNVYGQCKSWIDDGLKPRAVTRDLDWGIPVPVKGGEGKVLYVWFDAPIGYISSTKEWAEREGKDWEPYWKDKDTKLLHFIGKDNIVFHCIIFPSILKAQGDYILPENVPANEFLNLEGNKLSTSKNWAVWLHEYLEEFPDMQDVLRYTLTANAPETKDNDFTWKDFQARNNNELVAILGNFINRVVVLTNKYYDGVVPEPSNFSKVDEETLAELKRYPEIISGSIERYRFREASQELMNLARLGNKYLADEEPWKVIKEDAERVQTIMYVALQIATGLSVLCEPFLPFTSDKLKRILNVSSSDSTSENRIENSWTDVSSKEALLPAGHQIGKAELLFRKVEDIEIQAQLDKLEATKKTNEQMNKAVEPQKDTITFDDFSKLDMRVGTIVEAEKMAKAKKLLVLKVDTGLDTRTIVSGIAESFAPEEIVGKKVTVLVNLAPRALRGVESEGMILMTENAEGKLVFVNPDEESVDNGGTIN, from the coding sequence ATGGCAACAGAAATAAAAAGCCCAGCTAGATATACGATTACCGCAGCATTACCCTATACGAACGGCCCTATTCATATTGGTCATTTAGCAGGGGTTTATGTACCTGCAGATATTTATGCCAGATACCAAAGATTAATAGGTAAAGACGTTGCATTTGTTTGCGGAAGTGATGAACATGGCGTGGCTATTTCAATGAAGGCCAAAAAAGAAGGCATTACTCCCAAAGATGTAATTGATAAATACCATGCAATCATCAAGAAATCTTTTGTTGATTTTGGAATTACATTTGATAATTATTCGAGAACCTCGGCAAAAATACATCATAAAACCGCTTCTGATTTCTTTGTTAAACTACATGAACAAGGTGATTTTATTGAAGAAACCACGGCACAATTGTATGATGAAGAAGCCCAACAGTTTTTAGCGGATCGTTTTGTTATAGGAACTTGCCCAAAATGTGGAAATGAAGAAGCTTACGGTGATCAATGTGAGAATTGCGGATCTTCGTTGAATGCAACCGATTTAATAAATCCGAAGTCAACCATTACGGGAGCTATCCCAACGCTCAAAGAAACCAAACATTGGTTTTTACCACTTGATCGCTACGAAGATTTTTTAAAGGAATGGATTCTTAAAGGGCATAAAAAGGACTGGAAACCCAATGTTTATGGCCAATGTAAGTCATGGATAGATGACGGATTGAAACCAAGAGCGGTTACGCGAGATTTAGATTGGGGTATTCCTGTTCCTGTAAAAGGCGGTGAAGGAAAAGTACTTTATGTATGGTTTGATGCTCCCATAGGTTATATTTCTTCCACTAAAGAATGGGCAGAACGAGAAGGGAAAGATTGGGAACCTTATTGGAAAGATAAGGATACCAAATTGCTGCATTTTATTGGCAAGGACAACATTGTTTTTCATTGTATTATCTTCCCAAGTATCTTAAAAGCACAGGGCGATTATATTTTACCTGAAAATGTGCCCGCCAATGAATTTTTGAATTTAGAAGGTAATAAGTTATCAACCTCAAAAAATTGGGCAGTTTGGTTACACGAGTATTTGGAAGAATTTCCTGATATGCAGGATGTTTTGCGGTATACATTGACTGCAAACGCGCCAGAAACCAAAGACAACGACTTTACTTGGAAAGATTTTCAAGCACGAAACAACAATGAACTAGTAGCTATACTAGGTAACTTCATTAACCGGGTGGTTGTTTTGACCAATAAGTATTATGATGGGGTGGTTCCTGAACCATCAAATTTTAGTAAGGTTGATGAAGAAACTTTAGCAGAACTAAAAAGATATCCAGAAATAATCTCAGGTTCTATCGAACGATACCGTTTTCGTGAAGCCAGTCAGGAATTGATGAATTTAGCTCGCTTGGGTAATAAGTATTTAGCTGATGAAGAACCTTGGAAAGTAATCAAGGAAGATGCTGAAAGGGTACAAACTATTATGTACGTGGCACTTCAGATAGCAACAGGGCTTTCTGTTTTGTGTGAGCCTTTTTTACCATTTACTTCGGACAAACTGAAACGCATCTTAAATGTCAGTTCGAGTGATTCGACTTCGGAGAATCGTATCGAGAACAGTTGGACGGATGTTTCTTCAAAAGAAGCCCTACTTCCAGCCGGTCATCAAATTGGTAAGGCAGAATTATTGTTCAGAAAGGTTGAGGATATAGAAATACAGGCACAATTAGATAAATTGGAAGCTACCAAAAAAACAAATGAACAAATGAACAAAGCCGTTGAGCCACAAAAAGACACCATTACATTTGACGATTTCTCCAAATTGGATATGCGCGTAGGTACCATTGTCGAAGCTGAAAAAATGGCAAAGGCCAAAAAGCTATTGGTATTAAAAGTAGACACAGGACTTGATACTCGAACCATTGTATCAGGTATTGCCGAAAGTTTTGCGCCAGAGGAAATCGTGGGTAAAAAAGTGACTGTTCTTGTAAATTTGGCGCCTAGGGCACTGCGTGGTGTTGAAAGTGAAGGGATGATCCTAATGACCGAGAATGCCGAAGGCAAATTAGTCTTTGTTAATCCTGATGAAGAGAGTGTTGATAATGGAGGCACTATAAATTAG
- a CDS encoding DUF1501 domain-containing protein, translated as MCDTHDKTPYKGLEHEGHDHEHKAWSRRSFLQAMGIAGTGSMMLGSNMLTASAPSPLNAAIAAAETDNILILIRLSGGNDGLSTVIPMEQYDSYANARPNIYIPESKVLKLTDEFGVPSYMGSLEPMWGDGQFKAVHGVGYQNQSLSHFTGSDIYANTELNPPGLRRLNTGWMGRHFEHLYPDYLSDFPGSRPVDGPAAIQVGNFGNLVFQGEETNYAFVTSNIDQLEEIAETGLQYSVDQALFDNCMYGDQLRFLRGVSNVTNEYAGTIHEAYERGSNQVEYQDNSFARQLAVLARLIKGNLGTKVYMISMGGFDTHGNQPLAHERLMTNLSVAVNNFYEDIAFTQQDDKVLSMTFSEFGRRIFENGSNGTDHGKAAPTLFFGSGLNGSAFVGEHPTLDNPDGRGNLEFTMDFRDLYATVLAEWLCVDIPLVEQHLLDHPYAPVNLGFNCSGVDFPDIVYSDGEPTLPTTGPTEPTPFDPALLDAVVHKPFYPTDSTPHIYLEMPFSAHVDIQLYNILGQNVGTVFNEMMFEGSTEINIREQMPNHLSTGKYIYRINVQNQKMSKSVMVA; from the coding sequence GTCACGACCACGAACATAAAGCTTGGAGCAGACGCTCCTTTTTACAGGCCATGGGCATTGCCGGTACCGGCTCAATGATGCTGGGAAGCAATATGCTAACTGCATCGGCTCCATCTCCATTGAACGCGGCAATAGCTGCTGCGGAAACTGATAACATTTTGATTTTAATTCGCTTGTCTGGAGGGAATGACGGACTTAGTACCGTAATACCTATGGAACAATATGATTCCTATGCCAATGCGCGTCCAAACATATACATTCCCGAAAGTAAAGTTCTAAAGTTAACTGATGAATTTGGCGTTCCGTCGTATATGGGTTCATTAGAACCAATGTGGGGTGATGGGCAGTTTAAAGCTGTTCATGGCGTTGGATACCAAAACCAAAGCCTTTCGCATTTTACAGGTTCTGATATTTATGCAAATACCGAATTGAATCCTCCTGGACTTAGACGTCTTAATACGGGTTGGATGGGAAGACATTTTGAGCATTTGTATCCTGATTATCTTTCCGATTTTCCAGGAAGTAGACCAGTTGATGGTCCTGCTGCAATACAGGTTGGTAACTTTGGTAACTTGGTCTTCCAAGGTGAAGAAACCAACTATGCTTTTGTCACCTCTAATATTGACCAATTGGAAGAGATTGCGGAAACAGGATTACAGTATTCCGTTGACCAGGCATTATTTGATAATTGTATGTATGGTGACCAACTTAGGTTTTTAAGAGGTGTTTCAAACGTAACCAACGAATATGCCGGAACAATTCATGAGGCCTACGAAAGAGGTTCAAACCAAGTAGAATACCAAGACAACAGTTTTGCCAGACAATTAGCAGTATTGGCCAGATTGATAAAAGGTAACTTAGGCACTAAGGTATATATGATTTCTATGGGAGGGTTTGACACACATGGTAATCAGCCCTTGGCCCATGAGCGCTTAATGACAAATCTTTCGGTTGCCGTCAACAATTTTTATGAAGACATCGCCTTTACCCAACAAGATGATAAAGTATTGAGTATGACCTTTTCAGAATTCGGAAGAAGAATTTTTGAAAATGGTTCTAACGGTACCGATCATGGTAAAGCTGCGCCTACTCTGTTCTTTGGATCAGGTCTTAACGGAAGTGCATTTGTCGGGGAACACCCAACATTGGACAATCCTGACGGCCGAGGAAACCTAGAATTTACGATGGACTTTAGAGATTTATACGCCACCGTTCTTGCCGAATGGTTATGCGTTGATATACCTTTAGTTGAACAACATTTATTAGACCACCCTTATGCACCTGTAAACCTAGGATTCAACTGTAGTGGTGTTGATTTTCCAGATATAGTTTATAGTGATGGTGAACCTACTTTACCAACAACCGGACCAACGGAACCCACGCCGTTCGACCCTGCATTGTTGGATGCTGTTGTACATAAACCATTTTATCCTACAGATAGTACGCCACATATTTATTTGGAAATGCCTTTTAGCGCCCACGTAGATATTCAACTGTACAATATTCTTGGGCAAAATGTGGGTACGGTCTTCAACGAAATGATGTTTGAAGGTTCTACCGAAATAAACATCCGTGAGCAAATGCCAAATCACTTGTCCACCGGAAAATATATTTATCGTATTAATGTTCAGAACCAGAAAATGAGTAAATCAGTAATGGTTGCTTAA
- a CDS encoding RluA family pseudouridine synthase gives MSNPIYVEASILINGLENIINPNEIHIVPKLSKPIRLQEYGVGIFNMALTKSALKKALKKQYITVNNVIGTTATFIHGGETIKLSFPKKTSSKKTLLFPLKMLYEDEHLAAIHKPSGILVSGNSFKTITHALSQNLEPSNLPDSTLPQPVHRLDYATTGILLIGKTSSVIRALNGMFERKEIKKTYYAITMGKMEIRGEVTLKIDNKNAQSKYVVEETVPSERFGQLNLVKLTPITGRRHQLRIHMSGIGNPILGDSDYGTKDLILKGKGLYLHAYSIEFNHPYTNEKLLIKSEFPKRFKKIFP, from the coding sequence ATGTCAAATCCAATTTACGTAGAGGCATCTATATTAATTAATGGCTTAGAAAACATCATCAACCCTAACGAAATTCATATTGTTCCAAAACTTTCAAAACCAATTCGGCTTCAAGAATATGGCGTGGGTATTTTTAATATGGCCCTAACTAAATCGGCTTTAAAAAAAGCGTTGAAGAAACAGTACATTACCGTAAATAATGTAATTGGCACAACAGCAACTTTTATCCACGGTGGGGAAACTATTAAGCTATCTTTTCCTAAGAAAACCAGCTCTAAGAAAACACTTCTCTTTCCTTTAAAAATGTTATATGAAGATGAGCACTTGGCCGCGATTCATAAACCTTCCGGTATTTTGGTAAGCGGGAACAGTTTTAAGACCATTACCCATGCTTTATCCCAAAATTTAGAGCCAAGTAATCTTCCCGATTCGACATTGCCCCAACCTGTACATAGATTGGATTATGCAACCACAGGAATTCTATTGATTGGTAAAACCAGCAGTGTTATTCGTGCATTAAATGGAATGTTCGAACGTAAGGAAATCAAGAAAACCTACTATGCGATAACCATGGGAAAAATGGAAATCCGAGGGGAAGTCACTTTGAAAATCGATAATAAAAATGCGCAATCAAAATATGTCGTAGAAGAAACCGTACCCTCCGAAAGATTTGGCCAACTGAACTTGGTGAAATTAACTCCCATAACAGGTAGAAGACATCAATTACGAATTCATATGTCCGGAATTGGAAATCCAATTTTGGGAGATTCAGACTATGGAACAAAAGATTTAATTCTAAAGGGAAAAGGATTGTACTTACATGCCTATTCAATAGAATTTAACCACCCTTATACCAATGAAAAACTTCTAATAAAATCTGAATTTCCCAAGAGGTTCAAAAAAATATTTCCATAA
- a CDS encoding ferritin, translating to MLSKKLEKALNTQIQIEAESSQVYLSMASWAEVKGLEGIATFMYDQSDEERMHMLKLIKFVNERGGHAKVATLEAPKSDFGTFQKMFQELLEHEIFVSNSINELVHITLQEKDYATHNFLQWYVAEQIEEEALARTILDKINLIGNDKGGLYLFDRDVQQITANSAAAPPSGA from the coding sequence ATGTTATCCAAGAAATTAGAAAAGGCCTTAAATACACAAATACAAATTGAAGCGGAATCATCGCAAGTATATCTTTCTATGGCCTCTTGGGCCGAAGTCAAAGGATTGGAAGGTATCGCTACTTTCATGTACGACCAATCAGATGAAGAACGTATGCATATGCTTAAATTGATAAAATTCGTGAACGAGCGCGGAGGTCATGCAAAGGTTGCTACTTTGGAAGCTCCCAAATCCGATTTCGGGACGTTTCAAAAAATGTTCCAGGAACTTTTGGAGCATGAGATATTTGTTTCCAACAGTATCAATGAATTGGTACATATTACCCTTCAGGAAAAAGATTATGCCACTCATAATTTCTTACAGTGGTATGTGGCTGAACAAATCGAGGAAGAAGCATTGGCGCGCACTATATTGGATAAAATTAACCTCATCGGAAATGACAAAGGTGGGTTATATCTTTTTGATAGGGATGTGCAACAAATTACTGCCAATAGTGCAGCTGCCCCACCTTCAGGGGCATAA